CTCCAAAACCTGCAATGCAGGGATCATAGCCGCCAATAAATCTCTTACTTTACTATTGAATACAGATGTAAAATTAAGTCCTGATTACTTTGAAGGCTTAATTTCCTATTTTGACCACCCTGAAACTTTCGGCGTTATGGGGCGGATTATAGGCATGGAAGATGAGTTCATTCAAGATGCAGCTAGAATTCCCGGATTGAGCGGTTTTAAAATACAACCCAGCCGCTTTTATTACGCAGAAGACCCTACCGTTAAAGTACCTACGTTATATCTCTCGGGCGCTAATGCATTAATAGCTACAGAAAAATTGCAGGCTTTGGAAGGCTTTAATGAAATCTTTTCGCCTTTTTATGGAGAAGACCTGGACCTGGGCCTAAGGGCCTGGCGTAACGGCTGGACTTGCTATTACCACCACAATGCAATATGCAGGCATCAAATTTCTTCCACGACTAAAAACCTTCAGAAAGCAAAATACATCAAGATGGTCTACTTCCGTAACCGGTATATTTTTTACCACCTGCATTGGAATGGATTTAACCTGATCTTGTTGCACCTCCAACTCTTTTTTACAGATTTCCTTTTTAGCCTGCTCTCTTTTAAGGCATATAAAATTAAAGCTTACCTTAATTTCTGGAAAATGATGCCGGCTATCATTGAAAGTAAAAACAGTTTTGCAGTTTATGTATCCTGGCCAAATGTTTCCTTAAAACAAGTTGTAAAACACTTATCGACCGCAGCTAAACAACTCGGGCTGACGAAGGTCCCAAAAGGAAATTAACTACCGGGATTACCAAATTACATCTATTGCATATTTGCTAACATTGCTATCCCGGGAAATTAGTTTATAATTCATATCGATTGCTGTAGCTACAATGATTCTGTCAAAGGGATCCCGATGTATTAGAGGTAAATCTTTTAAAACTTTAAGATATTCTATCTGAATTGGAAGAATAAAAATATTATTTATGACGCAAGATTTTATGAGTTCGTCTATTGTATAATCCAATTGCAGCTTACCAATGGATTGTTTTATGGTTATTTCCCAAAAAGTTGCTATACTAACATATAAATCATTATTTGTATCATTCAAGACTTGTTTAGCATATAGAGATAATGCATCATTATCATCTTGCATCCAAAGTAAGGTGTGTGTATCTAATAGATATTGCTGCACTATATGTAGTCTTTAAAATCATCTAAAGGCTCGTCAAAATCAGGACTCATTTTCATTCTGCCTTTCAACAAACCTAGTTTCCTACCTTGATTTGGAAGTAATTT
The nucleotide sequence above comes from Pedobacter sp. MC2016-14. Encoded proteins:
- a CDS encoding type II toxin-antitoxin system VapC family toxin, whose amino-acid sequence is MQQYLLDTHTLLWMQDDNDALSLYAKQVLNDTNNDLYVSIATFWEITIKQSIGKLQLDYTIDELIKSCVINNIFILPIQIEYLKVLKDLPLIHRDPFDRIIVATAIDMNYKLISRDSNVSKYAIDVIW
- a CDS encoding glycosyltransferase family 2 protein; this translates as MNTGISVVLPNYNGRQLLATYLPYTYAALNRSGMDYELIVVDDCSTDDSVNFLETEYPDVMVLQNEQNVGFSKTCNAGIIAANKSLTLLLNTDVKLSPDYFEGLISYFDHPETFGVMGRIIGMEDEFIQDAARIPGLSGFKIQPSRFYYAEDPTVKVPTLYLSGANALIATEKLQALEGFNEIFSPFYGEDLDLGLRAWRNGWTCYYHHNAICRHQISSTTKNLQKAKYIKMVYFRNRYIFYHLHWNGFNLILLHLQLFFTDFLFSLLSFKAYKIKAYLNFWKMMPAIIESKNSFAVYVSWPNVSLKQVVKHLSTAAKQLGLTKVPKGN
- a CDS encoding DUF2281 domain-containing protein, whose protein sequence is MGQSQILDKIKKIPVAYQQEVEDFIDFIIEKKSNMKLLPNQGRKLGLLKGRMKMSPDFDEPLDDFKDYI